Part of the Gemmatimonadota bacterium genome is shown below.
GCGCCGGACTCCATGTCGAAGCGGATAAAGATGCCCAGCTCGGCAGCGCGGTCCAGCACGCGTCCCACGTTCTGGCGCAGGAACTCTTCGCCCACATCCAGGCCCATCTGGCTGAGCTTGAGGGAGACGTTGCCGTCCAGGCCCGCGCCGGCAATGCGCGCGAGCAGCGCCTGGTAGACTCCGGCTGCGGCCCGGGCTTCCTCGCGGCTGCGCACTGATTCTCCCAGGTAGTCGACGGAGAAGCTGAAGCCGTTGCGGTTGAGGTCAGCGGCGGCGCGGACGACGTCGTCCACGGTCGTGCCGGCCACGAAGCGCCTCGAGAGGGCGCGGGAGAAGGGGACATCTTGCGCGAGGCGACGTGCGAGCCGGCTCTCGCTGAGCGCCAGCAGCCCGTGCCGCAACACGGTGCTCAGTCTTCCAGCTCCTGCCTCAGCCGCGCGATGGCAGCATCGAGCTCCGCCTTGACCTCGTAGAGCGAGAGCTGGAGCGCGCTCTCTGCCGCTTCTTCCTCGGTCGAGCCGAAGGCGACGTCGCCGGACTCGACGTGCGCCATGATCCCCGCACCGGTGGCGGCCCAGCGGACGAAGACCAGGAACGCGGCCCAGGCGCGTGCCGGGTCGCCTGTCGCTTGCGTCTCGACACCGACCGTGTAGGGCTGGCCGTCACTTCCCTCGAAGGCGGGCGGCCGGTCGTGCAGGCCGATGTAGCCGCCCAACGTGAGATCGGGCGCGTCGGCAGGCCGCCGCTCCTCTACGGGGCGCAACGTCTCGAGCAGATCGATCTGCTCCTCGCCCATTTCCCTGGAGATTTCCGCCCCGGCCGGCACTGCTCCCTGCTCGAGGGCGTGCAGAAGGTCGTGGTGCGCGTCGTTCTCGAACATTTCGAACCGCCTGGCACGTCTCGCCTGCCGGCGAGCCGCGTGCATTCGGGGGAAATCGACCCCGCAACCTAATCGCCGCCCTGCGCTTCGACAAGCCGCGGATCCGTTGCCGTGCGCGGGCTTTCGGGGTGGCGCCGGCCCACGCCCGGGCGTAAGCTTCGCGCCGGGTGCAGCGTGGCCCGAGGACGCAAGGGGAGGCGACTATGAAAGCGGCTACGTTCCACGAGTTCGGCGGGCCAGAGGTGATCCGGATCGAGGATGTCCCCCGCCCCGCGCCCGGTCCGGGCGAGGTGCTGGTCGAGGTGCGTGCGGCGGCGCTGAACCACCTGGACCTGTGGGTGCGGCGAGGACTGCCGATCCAGCCCGTCATGCCTCATATCGGTGGCTCGGACATCGCCGGCGTGGTTGTCGAGCTGGGGCCTGGGGTGGGCGGCGTCGAGGTGGGCGAGCGCGTGGTCGTCAATCCCTCGCTCTGGTGCGGCCGCTGCGAGTGGTGTCTGCGCGGCGAGCACAGCCAGTGCGCCGAGTTTGCCGTGCTGGGCGAGCACACGCAGGGTGGGTTCGCCGAGTATGTGACCGTGCCCGCCAGCAACCTGTACCGCGTCCCCGCCGACTACCCGTTCGAGCAGGCGGCCGCCGCGCCACTGGTCTTCCTGACCGCGTGGCGCGGCCTGATCACGCGGGCCGGGCTGAGGGCGGGGCAGGACGTGCTCATTACCGGCGCATCGGGCGGCGTGGCCACGGCCGCGGTGCAGATCGCGCGGCTCGCGGGCGCTCGCGTCTTTGCCGTGACGACGGGGGAGCACGTGGCGCGCGTGCGCGAGCTGGGCGCGCACATTGTTTACGACCGCACCGCGGCGGACTATTCGCGCGAGGTCTGGAGGGACACAGGGAAGCGCGGCGTAGACGTCGTCTTCGACTCCGTCGGACAGGCCATGTGGCCGCAGAACCTGCGGGCGCTGGCGCGGGGCGGGCGGCTGGTGACCTACGGCGCCACCACCGGCTCGGCCGGCGAGACCGATCTGCGTTTGGTCTTCTGGAAGCAGCTCCAGGTCGTGGGCACGACCATGGGCAATCGTACGGAGTTCGAGACCGTGATGGCGCTGGTGCTCCGTGGCGAGCTGCGGCCCGTGGTAGACGTCATCTGGCCGCTCGAGCGGGCGCGTGAGGCCCACGAGCGGCTCGAGCGCGGCGAGCAGTTCGGCAAGATCGTGCTGTCACCTGGTCCAGCGTGAGCTGTCGCGCAAGCGGTACTTCTCGAGCACACGGGCGAACGCGTCCTCCAGGTCGATCTTCTGCTCGTTGGCCAGCGTGACCAGCACGAACAGCACGTCGGCCAGCTCCAGGGCCAGGTCCTGCTCGGGCTCGTCCGGCCTCTTGATCTTGCTGCCGTAGCGGTGGTTGAGCTCGCGCGCCAGCTCACCGACTTCTTCCACCAGGCGTGCGAGGTTGATTAGCGGCGGCCAGTACCCCTCGCGGAACTGGCCGATCCAGGCGTCCACCGCTTGCTGCGCCTCGCGGATCGTCACGGCTCCCTCCAGCGGCGCAGCTCCTCGACCACGCGCTCCATTTCCGACTCCGTGTTGTAGAAGTGCGGTGAGATGCGCACGTGACCCGGCCGCCAGTCCACAATGATCTCGTTCGCGGCCAGGTGGGCCACCGCGCCGGCCGGGTCCCGGTGGGCCACCATGACGATGGCGGAGCGGGCCTCCGGGTCCGGCGCCATGCGCAGCCTGAACCCCGCCGCCTGCAGCCCACGCACCAGGCGATCCACCAGCGCGCGGTTGCGGGCGCGGATGCGGGCGACGCCGACTTCGTCGATGATCTCCTGCCCGCCCAGCGCGGTATGGAGCGTGGCGACCGCGGGCGTGCCCAGCTCGTAGCGGCGGGCATCGTCGTGGAACTCGAAGCGGGCGGCGTCGAAGGCGAACTGGTCGCGGGCGGCAAACCAGCCGGTGGTGGTGGGCGTAAGCTGCGGGATCAGCTCCTGGCGCACGTACAGGTAGGCGAGCCCCGGTCCGCCCAGCAGCCACTTGAGGGGCCCGGTAACCAGGATATCCGCGCCTGCGGCCTTCACATCCACGGGCACCTGGCCGGCGCTCTGGTAGGCATCGACCAGAAAGAGAGCGCCGTGGGCGTGGGCGATCTCGGCCAGCGGCGCCAGCTCCTGGATCGCGCCGCTGCTGAAGAAGACGTGGCTCGTCGCCAGCACGGCGGTGCGGTCGGTGACGGCGTCGGCAAAGCGGTTCGGATCAATAGTCGCCCGGTCGTCGCTCGGGACGCGCACCAGCTCGACGCCGGGGTGGACCATCCACTGGTAGCCGAGCGTAGGGAAGTCCAGCTCGGCAATGACGATGCGGGGCCGGCGGGCGTAGTCGAGTGCGGAAGCGATGACGGCCAGGGCGGCGGAGGTCGAGTGCGCGAGAGCGATCTCGGCGGCGTCGGCCCCCAGCATGGCGGCGACGCGGCGGCGGAGCTCCGCGCTGCGGCCCAGCCACAGCTCGTACCACGCGGCCGCGCCCAGCTCGTGCCATTCCTGCTGGAACTCGAGGAGCCGGGCCTCTGCGCGGCGTGACAGTGCACCCAGGGAGCAGGAGTTCAGGTATGTCTTGCGGGCCAGGATGGGGAACTCGGCGCGCCAGCTTTCGCAATTCATGGCGGCAACGTACCGGCCGGGTCTCGCGCAGGGCAACCCTCTCGCCCCGCGGCGTAACCTGTCCTACCTTCTCCGCCCATGATGCAGCTTCTGACCTTGCTCCCCTGGGTGCTCTTCGCGCTGCTCGTGCCGCTGCTGGTGCGGCGCACGCCGCGACTGAACGGGTACCGGCCGCCGGCCCCACGGGATGCGCCGCTGGTCTCGGTGATCGTGCCGGCGCGCAACGAGGCGCTGAACATCGGCACGTGCGTGGTGACCCTGCTGGACTCGAGCTATCCCCGCTTCGAGGTGCTCGTGGTCGACGACGGCAGCGAGGACGGCACGGGCGCGATTGCGCAGGCGCTCGCCGAGCGAGGCGGCGGCAACCTGCGGGTGATCACCGGCGAGCCGCTCCCCGCCGGCTGGTTCGGCAAGCCGTGGGCGTGCTGGCAGGGGTACCGCGCTGCGCGGGGCGAGCTTCTGCTCTTCACGGATGCGGATACACGGCATGACGCGCGGCTGCTGGGCAGTGCCGTAGCCGCGCTGCAGCACGAGAAGGCTGACCTGGTCAGCATTTTTCCGCGCCAGCTCCTGGGCAGCTTCTGGGAGCGGGTGGTGATGCCCCAGATCATGCTGGTGCTGCTGCTGCGCTACGGCGACCTGTCGCGCATCAACCGATCCGGCCGCCCGCGGGACGTGATTGCCAATGGTCAGTTCATCCTGGTGCGGCGCGAGGCGTACGAGGCGGTCGGCGGCCACCAGGTGGTAGGGGGCGAGGTGGCGGAGGACCTGCGGCTGGCGCAGCACTTCGTCCAGCGCGGCCGGCGCATCTTCCTCGCCTATGCCGAGGATCTGATAGAGACGCGGATGTATCGGTCGCTGGCCGGAGTCGTAGAAGGCTTCTCGAAGAACATGGCCGTGGGCTCCCGCTTCGTCGTGGCAAGCTGGCTCGGCCCGCTCGTACCCTGGATCGCGGCGGCCGCGCTGCTCTCGCTCTGGGTGCTGCCGCCCAGCCTGCTGCTCGCGGCTTGGGTCGCCGGGTTCGACGGCGGCGTGCGCGGCTGGGCGGGGGCGGCGAGTGGCATCTCGCTCGTGCCCTGGCTGGTCCTGCTGCTCCGCCTCCGGGTCGGCCCACTCTACGCGCTGGCCTACCCGCTGGGCGGCGCGCTGGCCGCATGGATCTGCGTACGCAGCGCGCTGCGTGGCGAGCGTATCACATGGAAGGGGCGCCTCTACGGCGAGCGCCGCGCGACCGGCAGGTAAGCGCCTGGCGTGGCGCTGTGCCTGCGCCGCGCCGGCTCCGGCGTAGAGGGGCGCTCCCCGGGATGGTGGTGCAGGACTGCGTTCGCCCGTCGAGGACGGGCGCGAGGCGGGAGAGGTAGTGAACCGTCGTGTGGCCAGTGATCGGCTGCTACGGGCTTCGTCATGGCCTTTCGTCGCGCAGGCGGGTCCCGGGGAGCTACCTGCTTCTGACCGAACTCTGCCCCTCCATCCTTATATAGATGCCGCTCGAAGCCAAAACCTTACAAAAGGGGTCGGGAGGCATGTGCGGCGCAGGGACCCGGGATGCGGCAAATTCCACGGTATTCCACCGCGGAATTGCGCGTACCTGGCAGTCGCCGTCGGGGAGCAGCCAGCGGCGGCGACTGGCGGCGACGGTCGCGCCGGTCCCGCGCTGCACACGGAATGCGGGCAGGCCAGGTGGCGGTCAGAGTGGCCAGGAGGCGGGATCCACCACCGCCGCGGGGCCACCGCGCGCCATGGCCGCGAGCCCCGGCGTGCGGCGTCAGTCGCTCGCGAACTCGACCGTGACGCGCCGGGGGATGAGGCCGGCCTGATAGCCGCGGTCCAGGAAGAGCTGGACGGCGCGGCGGCCATCCTCGCCGTAATCCAGGGTGCGGGGGTTGACGTACATGTGGACGAACTCGCGTGTCTGGCGGGCGTCCAGCCCGCGGCCGAAGCGGCGGGCGTACTCGAGCGCTTCCTCCGTGTGCTCCAGGGCGTAGGCGATCGACTGGCGCAGCACAGTGGAAACCTTCCGGATCAGCTCGGGTCCCAGGTCGCGGCGGATGACGTTGCCGCCCAGCGGCAGCGGCAGCCCGCCCGTCTCGCCGGCCCACCATTCGCCCAGGTCGGCGACGAGGTGCAGGCCGGAGTCTGCGTAGGTGAGCTGCCCCTCGTGGATCAGGAGGCCGGCGTCGGCGCGCCCCGCTCGGACGTGCTCCATTATCTTATCGAAGGGGATGGCCTCGGTCTCGGCCGCCGGCTGGAACAGCTTGAGCGCCAGGTAGGCGGAGGTCATGGTTCCGGGCACGGCGACCCGGGTGCCGGCGAGGCCGGCGGGCTCGAGCGGCTGGCGCGCCACCAGTCGCGGGCCGTACCCCTCGCCCATGGACGCGCCGTGCGGCAGAAGCAGGTAGCGCTCCGCCAGCAGGGCGTAGGCGTGGATCGAGACGGCCGTGACCTCGAGCTCGCCCGCCAGCGCGCGGCGGTTCAGCGTCTCGATGTCTTGCAGCTCGTGAACAAAGTGCAGTCCGCCCGTGTCCAGCTTGCCCGTGGCCAGGGCGTAGAACATGAAAGCGTCGTCCGGATCCGGCGAATGGGCGACGCGGATGCTGCGAGGCATAGCCGATTATCCCCGTGATGCCGGCCGCAGGTTGACGGGGGAATAGTGAAGTGCGGAGTTTACGAGAGCCTGTGATTGGCGTCAAACATGGAAACGATCCTTTTCCTGCAGCAGCTCTCGAGTCCCTGGCTCGATCGGCTGGCCGTAGCCGTTACAGCGCTGGGCGCCGAGGAGTTTTACACGCTGGCCCTGCCCCTGCTCTTCTGGCTGGGGCCGCCCGCCTTCGCCGTCCGGGTGGCCGGCGTTCTCCTGGCCAGCGGTTGGCTGCAGGACACGCTCAAGCTGGCCATCGATTCACCGCGGCCCGATGACGCCCTCCGCCTCGCCTACCGCGGTGTGGACCTGGGACCGGCGTTCCCCTCGGGACACGCCCTGGTGGCCCTCACCTTCTGGGGGTACCTCGCGGCACGACTGAAGGACCGGCGCCTGACCGCCGCCGCGGCGATCCTGGTTGTCCTGGTCGCCCTCTCCCGCGTGTACCTGGGAGTGCACTGGCCGGTGGACGTGCTGGGGGGACTCGCGCTGGGCGCAGCCGTGCTGGCCGGTGCGCTGGGGATGGAGCCGCTGCTCGGGCGCTGGCAGGCGGAGCTCCGGAGACCGGCCCTTGCCGCCCTGGTGCTGGGCGGCTCCGCGCTGCTGGCGCTGGCCAGCCCCGGCGCC
Proteins encoded:
- a CDS encoding proline dehydrogenase → MLRHGLLALSESRLARRLAQDVPFSRALSRRFVAGTTVDDVVRAAADLNRNGFSFSVDYLGESVRSREEARAAAGVYQALLARIAGAGLDGNVSLKLSQMGLDVGEEFLRQNVGRVLDRAAELGIFIRFDMESGA
- a CDS encoding ABC transporter substrate-binding protein, whose translation is MPRSIRVAHSPDPDDAFMFYALATGKLDTGGLHFVHELQDIETLNRRALAGELEVTAVSIHAYALLAERYLLLPHGASMGEGYGPRLVARQPLEPAGLAGTRVAVPGTMTSAYLALKLFQPAAETEAIPFDKIMEHVRAGRADAGLLIHEGQLTYADSGLHLVADLGEWWAGETGGLPLPLGGNVIRRDLGPELIRKVSTVLRQSIAYALEHTEEALEYARRFGRGLDARQTREFVHMYVNPRTLDYGEDGRRAVQLFLDRGYQAGLIPRRVTVEFASD
- a CDS encoding aminotransferase class V-fold PLP-dependent enzyme, producing the protein MNCESWRAEFPILARKTYLNSCSLGALSRRAEARLLEFQQEWHELGAAAWYELWLGRSAELRRRVAAMLGADAAEIALAHSTSAALAVIASALDYARRPRIVIAELDFPTLGYQWMVHPGVELVRVPSDDRATIDPNRFADAVTDRTAVLATSHVFFSSGAIQELAPLAEIAHAHGALFLVDAYQSAGQVPVDVKAAGADILVTGPLKWLLGGPGLAYLYVRQELIPQLTPTTTGWFAARDQFAFDAARFEFHDDARRYELGTPAVATLHTALGGQEIIDEVGVARIRARNRALVDRLVRGLQAAGFRLRMAPDPEARSAIVMVAHRDPAGAVAHLAANEIIVDWRPGHVRISPHFYNTESEMERVVEELRRWREP
- a CDS encoding glycosyltransferase, yielding MMQLLTLLPWVLFALLVPLLVRRTPRLNGYRPPAPRDAPLVSVIVPARNEALNIGTCVVTLLDSSYPRFEVLVVDDGSEDGTGAIAQALAERGGGNLRVITGEPLPAGWFGKPWACWQGYRAARGELLLFTDADTRHDARLLGSAVAALQHEKADLVSIFPRQLLGSFWERVVMPQIMLVLLLRYGDLSRINRSGRPRDVIANGQFILVRREAYEAVGGHQVVGGEVAEDLRLAQHFVQRGRRIFLAYAEDLIETRMYRSLAGVVEGFSKNMAVGSRFVVASWLGPLVPWIAAAALLSLWVLPPSLLLAAWVAGFDGGVRGWAGAASGISLVPWLVLLLRLRVGPLYALAYPLGGALAAWICVRSALRGERITWKGRLYGERRATGR
- a CDS encoding alcohol dehydrogenase catalytic domain-containing protein is translated as MKAATFHEFGGPEVIRIEDVPRPAPGPGEVLVEVRAAALNHLDLWVRRGLPIQPVMPHIGGSDIAGVVVELGPGVGGVEVGERVVVNPSLWCGRCEWCLRGEHSQCAEFAVLGEHTQGGFAEYVTVPASNLYRVPADYPFEQAAAAPLVFLTAWRGLITRAGLRAGQDVLITGASGGVATAAVQIARLAGARVFAVTTGEHVARVRELGAHIVYDRTAADYSREVWRDTGKRGVDVVFDSVGQAMWPQNLRALARGGRLVTYGATTGSAGETDLRLVFWKQLQVVGTTMGNRTEFETVMALVLRGELRPVVDVIWPLERAREAHERLERGEQFGKIVLSPGPA
- a CDS encoding phosphatase PAP2 family protein, with product METILFLQQLSSPWLDRLAVAVTALGAEEFYTLALPLLFWLGPPAFAVRVAGVLLASGWLQDTLKLAIDSPRPDDALRLAYRGVDLGPAFPSGHALVALTFWGYLAARLKDRRLTAAAAILVVLVALSRVYLGVHWPVDVLGGLALGAAVLAGALGMEPLLGRWQAELRRPALAALVLGGSALLALASPGAAGVRSAGAAGGAIAGYLLFRQLAPAYVPGGRPHRLLARVLLGLAVLLALRAGLAALLPDAAAAHYLRYLLMGVWLALGPNLLIEGKAPAALQPAAAAEPVAGGQDG
- a CDS encoding nucleotide pyrophosphohydrolase; translation: MTIREAQQAVDAWIGQFREGYWPPLINLARLVEEVGELARELNHRYGSKIKRPDEPEQDLALELADVLFVLVTLANEQKIDLEDAFARVLEKYRLRDSSRWTR